The following are from one region of the Advenella mimigardefordensis DPN7 genome:
- the uvrB gene encoding excinuclease ABC subunit UvrB yields the protein MSEAGFIEFADSPFQLYQPYPPAGDQPAAIEALTQGVDDGLMYQTLLGVTGSGKTYTMANVIARLGRPALVLAPNKTLAAQLYSEFREFFPRNAVEYFVSYYDYYQPEAYVPTRDLFIEKDSSINEHIEQMRLSATKSLLERRDTIIVGTVSCIYGIGNPGDYHAMVLVLRTGDHTPRQEILARLVSMQYERNDVDFSRGTFRVRGEVIDIFPAESAELAVRLSLFDDELESIDLFDPLTGKIRQRVPRFTVYPSSHYVTPRDTVLRAIETIKEELRDRTKFFVDNNQLVEAQRIEQRTRFDIEMLQELGFCKGIENYSRHLSGAAPGEPPPTLIDYLPQDALMFFDESHWMMGQLRAMYRGDRSRKETLVQFGFRLPSAMDNRPLKMEEFEQRVRQSIFVSATPSDYENEHSDNVVRQVVRPTGLVDPMVEVRPALTQVDDLLGEAKLRIAIGERVLVTTLTKRMAEDLTDYLTESGLKVRYLHSDIDTVERVEIIRDLRLGQFDILVGINLLREGLDIPEVSLVAILDADKEGFLRSERSLIQTIGRAARNLNGKAILYADRITDSMHRAMEETEKRRNLQMAFNAEHGIVPQGVRKSVREMIDGVIQDAPEASTAEEIRLESLLVDEKALAKEIRRLEKQMQDHARNLEFEQAAAARDQLTRLKERVLLR from the coding sequence ATGAGCGAAGCCGGATTTATCGAATTTGCAGACAGCCCGTTTCAGCTATACCAGCCCTATCCGCCAGCCGGCGATCAGCCCGCCGCGATTGAAGCCTTAACGCAAGGCGTTGATGATGGTTTGATGTATCAGACGCTACTTGGCGTTACAGGATCGGGCAAAACCTACACCATGGCCAACGTGATCGCACGCCTGGGGCGCCCGGCGCTGGTGCTGGCCCCCAACAAAACACTGGCCGCTCAGCTGTATTCAGAGTTTCGGGAATTTTTTCCGCGCAATGCCGTGGAATACTTCGTGTCTTACTACGATTACTATCAGCCCGAGGCCTATGTGCCCACGCGTGATCTGTTCATTGAAAAAGATTCGTCCATTAATGAACATATAGAACAGATGCGTCTGTCGGCAACCAAAAGCCTGCTGGAACGGCGCGATACCATTATTGTGGGTACGGTTTCCTGTATTTACGGTATTGGTAATCCCGGAGATTACCACGCTATGGTGCTTGTGCTTCGCACGGGTGATCACACGCCGCGTCAGGAAATCCTGGCGCGCCTGGTGTCTATGCAGTATGAGCGCAATGATGTTGATTTCTCGCGGGGTACCTTCCGGGTGCGTGGCGAAGTGATTGATATCTTCCCGGCCGAGAGTGCCGAACTGGCGGTCAGGCTAAGCCTGTTTGATGACGAGCTGGAGAGTATTGACCTGTTCGATCCGCTAACCGGCAAAATCCGCCAGCGCGTCCCCCGGTTCACCGTCTATCCGAGTTCGCATTATGTGACGCCGCGCGATACGGTGTTGCGGGCGATTGAAACCATCAAGGAAGAGCTGCGCGATCGCACCAAATTTTTTGTAGATAATAATCAACTGGTTGAGGCGCAGCGCATCGAACAACGCACCCGGTTTGATATTGAAATGCTCCAGGAGCTGGGTTTTTGCAAGGGAATCGAGAACTATTCCCGCCATCTGTCCGGCGCGGCACCGGGCGAGCCACCGCCAACGCTTATCGATTATCTGCCGCAGGATGCCCTTATGTTCTTTGATGAGAGTCACTGGATGATGGGCCAGTTGCGCGCCATGTATCGCGGTGACCGGTCCCGCAAGGAAACGCTGGTGCAGTTTGGTTTTCGTCTGCCGTCTGCGATGGACAACCGGCCACTGAAGATGGAAGAGTTCGAGCAGCGAGTCCGGCAGAGCATTTTTGTGTCGGCCACGCCTTCAGACTATGAAAATGAGCATTCCGACAACGTGGTGCGCCAGGTGGTACGACCTACCGGCCTGGTTGACCCCATGGTTGAGGTACGGCCGGCGCTCACTCAGGTGGACGACCTGCTGGGTGAGGCCAAGTTGCGTATCGCCATTGGCGAGCGGGTGCTGGTTACCACGCTGACCAAGCGCATGGCAGAGGATCTGACCGATTATCTGACCGAAAGCGGCCTGAAAGTACGCTATCTGCATTCGGATATTGATACGGTCGAGCGGGTGGAAATTATCCGCGACTTGCGCCTGGGGCAATTCGACATTCTGGTGGGCATCAATCTGCTGCGTGAGGGTCTGGATATTCCCGAGGTCTCTTTGGTGGCGATTCTGGATGCAGATAAGGAAGGTTTTCTGCGTTCCGAACGCAGTCTGATCCAGACGATTGGCCGCGCGGCCCGAAATCTGAATGGTAAAGCCATTCTGTATGCGGATCGTATTACCGACTCCATGCATCGCGCCATGGAAGAGACCGAAAAGCGCCGTAATCTGCAGATGGCGTTTAATGCCGAGCACGGGATTGTGCCGCAGGGCGTGCGCAAGTCGGTCCGCGAAATGATTGATGGCGTTATTCAGGATGCACCCGAGGCAAGCACTGCCGAAGAGATCCGTCTTGAATCGCTGCTGGTGGATGAAAAGGCGCTAGCCAAAGAGATTCGCCGGCTGGAAAAGCAGATGCAGGATCATGCCCGCAATCTGGAATTCGAACAAGCCGCAGCGGCCCGCGATCAATTGACTCGACTCAAGGAAAGGGTGCTCTTGCGCTGA
- a CDS encoding recombination-associated protein RdgC produces the protein MWFKNLSVYRLAADWKPTQEELEDKLAKAAFVPGNKSDMNSMGWVPAREDGMLAHALSGQYLLSLRIEKKLLPATVINQFTRARAQEIEEQQGYKPGRKQMREIKEEVTDTLLPKAFSIFRDTKVWIDTQNHWLVIDAASATKADEVIGALAKVIDPLPLKSLYTEQSPAAAMTEWLLADEAPAMFSIDQDTELQSSAENKATIRYVRQSPEKEDVQKHIQSGKQCTKLALTWSDRISFVLSDNLIIKRIAPLDILKENQDMSAMDEEERFDADMTLMTAELAGLLGALVEALGGEKQTAK, from the coding sequence ATGTGGTTTAAGAATCTGAGCGTTTACCGGCTGGCTGCCGACTGGAAACCCACGCAGGAAGAGCTTGAAGACAAGCTGGCAAAAGCCGCTTTCGTTCCTGGCAATAAATCGGATATGAACAGCATGGGGTGGGTGCCTGCCCGGGAAGACGGGATGCTTGCCCACGCGCTTAGCGGCCAGTACCTGTTATCGCTACGCATTGAAAAAAAACTGCTGCCCGCCACGGTCATCAATCAGTTTACCCGCGCCCGCGCACAGGAAATCGAAGAGCAGCAGGGCTACAAGCCCGGCCGCAAGCAAATGCGGGAAATCAAGGAAGAAGTCACCGACACCCTGCTGCCCAAAGCGTTCAGCATATTCCGCGACACCAAGGTATGGATTGATACCCAGAACCACTGGCTGGTAATTGACGCCGCCTCGGCAACCAAAGCAGACGAAGTGATTGGTGCCCTGGCCAAAGTGATTGATCCACTGCCGCTTAAAAGCCTGTACACCGAACAATCCCCCGCTGCTGCCATGACCGAATGGCTTCTTGCCGACGAAGCGCCCGCGATGTTCTCAATCGATCAGGATACGGAATTGCAATCTTCTGCAGAAAACAAGGCGACCATTCGTTACGTTCGCCAAAGCCCTGAAAAGGAAGACGTACAGAAGCATATCCAGTCGGGCAAGCAATGTACCAAGCTGGCGCTTACCTGGTCAGATCGTATTTCATTTGTCTTGAGCGACAACCTCATCATCAAACGTATCGCTCCGCTGGACATCCTGAAGGAAAATCAGGATATGTCGGCCATGGACGAAGAAGAACGCTTTGATGCAGATATGACGCTGATGACTGCCGAACTGGCAGGATTGCTGGGTGCGCTGGTTGAAGCACTGGGTGGTGAAAAACAGACTGCCAAATAA
- the recA gene encoding recombinase RecA produces the protein MDDKQSKAARADRAKALSAALSQIEKQFGKGSVMRYGDNEVSHDIQVVSTGSLGLDIALGVGGLPRGRVVEIYGPESSGKTTLTLQVIAEMQKIGGTCAFIDAEHALDVQYASKLGVNLSDLLISQPDTGEQALEITDALVRSGSVDLIVVDSVAALVPRAEIEGDMGDSLPGLQARLMSQALRKLTASIKRTNCMVIFINQIRMKIGVMFGSPETTTGGNALKFYASVRLDIRRIGSIKKGDEVVGNETRVKVVKNKVAPPFKQAEFDIMYGAGISREGEIIDLGVQAGVVDKAGAWYSYSGTRIGQGKDNVREYLKENKETAVEIENRVRENMGIIARAQEFTADPEDIAQATEADE, from the coding sequence ATGGACGACAAGCAATCCAAAGCCGCACGCGCCGACCGCGCCAAGGCACTCAGCGCAGCACTCTCTCAAATCGAAAAGCAGTTTGGTAAAGGCTCCGTTATGCGCTACGGCGATAACGAAGTGTCGCACGACATCCAGGTGGTTTCTACTGGTTCTCTCGGGCTCGATATTGCGCTGGGTGTAGGTGGATTGCCACGTGGTCGTGTTGTGGAAATCTACGGCCCCGAATCATCCGGTAAAACCACACTTACCCTTCAGGTTATTGCCGAAATGCAGAAAATCGGCGGCACTTGCGCGTTTATCGATGCCGAGCATGCGCTCGATGTGCAGTATGCGTCCAAACTGGGCGTTAATCTGTCCGATTTGCTTATTTCCCAGCCGGATACCGGTGAGCAGGCATTGGAAATTACCGATGCGCTGGTGCGCTCCGGGTCTGTCGACCTGATCGTGGTCGACTCGGTAGCGGCGCTGGTGCCCCGTGCGGAAATCGAAGGCGATATGGGCGACAGCCTGCCCGGCTTGCAGGCGCGTCTTATGAGTCAGGCCTTGCGTAAGCTCACGGCTTCCATCAAGCGTACCAATTGCATGGTTATCTTCATTAACCAGATCCGAATGAAAATCGGCGTCATGTTCGGTAGCCCTGAAACCACAACAGGCGGTAATGCACTTAAATTCTACGCTTCAGTTCGCCTGGATATCCGTCGTATCGGCTCTATCAAAAAGGGCGACGAGGTTGTGGGTAACGAAACGCGTGTCAAAGTGGTCAAAAACAAGGTCGCGCCACCGTTCAAGCAGGCAGAGTTCGACATCATGTATGGCGCTGGCATTTCTCGCGAAGGCGAAATTATCGATTTGGGTGTGCAGGCTGGTGTGGTCGATAAGGCGGGTGCCTGGTACAGCTACAGCGGTACGCGCATTGGTCAGGGTAAAGACAATGTTCGCGAGTACCTGAAAGAGAACAAGGAAACGGCTGTGGAAATTGAAAACCGGGTTCGTGAGAATATGGGTATTATCGCCCGGGCTCAGGAATTTACGGCAGATCCCGAAGATATTGCTCAGGCTACGGAAGCGGATGAGTGA
- the recX gene encoding recombination regulator RecX translates to MSDFSQGQGRRGQGRSLLARGISYLSRREHSEYELRKKLAPHAESPEELDEVMRRLKKENWQSDSRFLQATANVAAHKWGAMRIAAKLRQHHLSESDVNATLQNLQLSEYERAKAVWEKKFKGVAYASPQEYAKQMRFLLSRGFSPDVVRKIIRDPSDD, encoded by the coding sequence ATGAGTGATTTTTCCCAAGGGCAGGGCAGGCGCGGCCAGGGCCGTAGTCTGCTGGCCCGTGGCATTTCATATCTGTCCAGGCGCGAGCATTCGGAATACGAACTCAGAAAGAAACTCGCTCCGCATGCAGAAAGCCCGGAAGAGCTCGATGAGGTAATGCGTCGTCTGAAGAAAGAAAACTGGCAATCCGACAGTCGTTTTCTACAGGCGACGGCCAATGTTGCTGCACATAAATGGGGAGCAATGCGCATTGCCGCGAAATTACGGCAGCATCATCTTTCTGAAAGCGATGTGAATGCAACGCTGCAGAACCTGCAGCTTTCGGAATACGAACGCGCCAAAGCTGTCTGGGAAAAAAAATTCAAGGGGGTGGCGTATGCGTCCCCTCAGGAATATGCCAAACAAATGCGCTTTTTGCTCAGCCGCGGTTTCTCCCCGGATGTTGTCAGAAAGATCATCCGCGATCCGTCCGATGACTAG
- the cfa gene encoding cyclopropane fatty acyl phospholipid synthase, with product MAVGSQHSASLDHLSKLAATAGVTINGDAPWDLRFKDIKAADRILAQGSLGLGESYMDGQWECDQIDEMIARLLRHRIDDEVKTASTLWHVLRARFVNNQSRAKAWEVGEKHYDLGNEFFRDMLDARMTYTCGYWDNASTLDEAQEAKLDLVCQKMGLKPGMTVLDIGCGWGSFMRFAAERYGVQCTGITISKEQAEYGQKLCEGLPVQFVLQDYRDLTGQYDRIVSLGMFEHVGRKNYRTYFEAARKNLKDDGLFLMHTIGGKVRDHDPDPWIHKYIFPNGEIPVIGQVADHTEGLFLIEDLHNFGADYDKTLMAWHANFEKHWDKHASQYSERFYRMWRYYLLICAGSFRARDNQLWQFVLSPNGVPGTYRRPKL from the coding sequence ATGGCCGTGGGCAGTCAACATTCAGCATCCTTGGATCATCTGAGCAAACTTGCTGCAACAGCGGGTGTCACCATCAACGGCGATGCACCCTGGGACCTTCGCTTTAAGGATATCAAGGCAGCGGACCGCATTCTTGCCCAGGGAAGCCTGGGGCTTGGCGAAAGTTATATGGACGGTCAATGGGAATGCGACCAGATAGATGAAATGATCGCCCGCCTGCTCAGACACCGGATTGATGACGAAGTCAAAACCGCATCCACCCTCTGGCATGTGCTACGTGCCCGTTTTGTAAACAACCAGAGCCGCGCCAAAGCCTGGGAGGTTGGTGAAAAACACTATGATCTGGGCAATGAGTTTTTCCGGGATATGCTGGATGCGCGCATGACCTACACATGTGGCTACTGGGATAACGCCAGCACACTGGATGAGGCGCAGGAAGCCAAGCTCGATCTGGTATGCCAGAAAATGGGACTCAAGCCAGGTATGACCGTTCTAGATATCGGATGTGGCTGGGGTAGTTTTATGCGCTTTGCCGCCGAGCGTTATGGCGTTCAGTGCACCGGCATCACGATTTCCAAAGAACAGGCCGAATACGGGCAAAAGCTGTGCGAAGGCCTGCCTGTGCAGTTTGTATTGCAGGACTATCGTGATCTGACAGGACAATATGATCGCATTGTCAGCCTGGGTATGTTCGAGCACGTAGGTCGCAAGAATTACCGCACCTACTTTGAAGCGGCACGCAAAAATCTGAAAGACGATGGGCTATTCCTCATGCACACGATTGGCGGCAAGGTTCGCGATCACGATCCCGACCCATGGATTCACAAATATATTTTTCCGAATGGCGAAATTCCGGTCATTGGCCAGGTTGCTGACCATACCGAAGGATTGTTTCTGATCGAAGACCTGCACAACTTTGGCGCCGACTACGATAAAACGCTCATGGCGTGGCATGCCAATTTTGAAAAACATTGGGACAAGCACGCATCGCAATATTCCGAGCGCTTCTATCGCATGTGGAGATACTACTTACTCATTTGCGCAGGCTCATTCCGGGCACGAGACAATCAGCTTTGGCAATTTGTATTGTCACCCAACGGCGTGCCGGGTACTTATCGTCGACCCAAGCTCTAG
- a CDS encoding LysR family transcriptional regulator — MIEIKHLETLTAIREAGNLQDAAERLSVTQSALSHQIRELEGRLNLNLLNRRTRPARFTTAALRLLTLADDILPRIRSAEREMQKLASGSTGRLYLAIECHSCFQWLMPTLDAFRLQWQDISLDLSAAFSFAPIPALMRGDLDLVITSDPVPDESVEYVPLFKYELVLAVAADNPLARKRFIKPADLSNQVLITYPVEEERLDIFTAFLDPAGVEPAAIRKSELTPMIVQLVNSNRGVAALPNWALTEYQAQDWLKIVHLGEAPGIWCTLYAAIRSEDRETPYIQAFLELAREISFKHLAGIRMAT, encoded by the coding sequence ATGATAGAAATTAAACATCTTGAAACGCTCACGGCAATCCGGGAAGCAGGAAACCTGCAGGATGCCGCCGAACGCCTGTCAGTGACACAATCTGCACTCTCGCACCAGATCCGCGAACTGGAAGGCAGACTGAACCTTAATTTGCTGAATCGTCGTACTCGCCCTGCCCGTTTCACCACAGCCGCATTGCGCCTGCTGACATTGGCCGACGACATCCTGCCGCGCATTCGCAGCGCCGAACGTGAGATGCAAAAACTGGCATCTGGCAGCACGGGCCGGCTGTATCTGGCCATCGAATGTCATTCCTGCTTCCAGTGGCTGATGCCTACCCTGGATGCATTTCGCCTGCAGTGGCAGGACATTTCACTGGATCTGTCCGCTGCCTTTTCGTTCGCCCCCATCCCCGCCCTGATGCGTGGAGATCTGGACCTGGTCATTACCTCGGACCCTGTGCCGGATGAATCCGTAGAGTATGTTCCCCTATTCAAATATGAACTCGTACTGGCAGTGGCTGCCGACAACCCACTGGCTCGCAAGCGCTTTATCAAACCGGCAGATTTGAGCAATCAGGTCCTGATTACCTACCCGGTAGAAGAAGAACGTCTGGATATTTTTACGGCATTCCTGGATCCCGCCGGCGTGGAACCTGCCGCCATCCGTAAATCGGAGCTGACGCCGATGATTGTTCAACTGGTCAATAGCAATCGTGGTGTGGCCGCTTTGCCAAACTGGGCGCTTACCGAGTATCAGGCTCAGGACTGGCTCAAAATCGTACACTTGGGTGAAGCCCCCGGCATCTGGTGCACACTGTATGCAGCCATTCGCAGTGAAGACCGGGAGACGCCGTATATTCAGGCCTTTCTGGAGCTGGCCCGGGAAATCTCGTTCAAGCATCTGGCAGGCATTCGTATGGCCACCTGA
- the metE gene encoding 5-methyltetrahydropteroyltriglutamate--homocysteine S-methyltransferase: protein MALTHNLGFPRIGVKRELKKALEAYWAGQSTEAQLLETGRQLREQHWAIQQAAGNAFVTVGDFAWYDHILEWSTTLGIVPPRFRHPRNAPVDLDTLFRMARGRAPVGEPAAACEMTKWFDTNYHYIVPELAADQTFFLARASLFDQVAEAQALGHKVKPVIPGLLTYLRLSKGESFSSAEDERKLALVPQLVQVYRQVLARLAEQGVQWVQVDEPALVLDLPAAWQEAYRQVYAELATTPVSILLATYFGDVADNTDLLASLPVGGVHFDLVRGPQQLARVLPAWPADRVLSAGVISGRDVWRTDLDQAAALLAPVQEQLGERLWLAPASSLLHVPVDLAEETQLDDEIKSWLSFAVQKLDELRLLAATLNGTVSAAQDEALARQRIALAERKVSQRIHNPAVAARVAGEASVARERSPFAERISKQREALGLPDFPTTTIGSFPQTPEIRKIRRDWKAGTLSDAKYEEAIRDEIREVVKFQEEAGLDVLVHGEPERNDMVEYFGELLAGFAFTQNGWVQSYGSRCVKPPIIYGDVARLIPMTVEWTAFAQSLTDKPMKGMLTGPVTVLQWSFVREDQPRQATCLQLALALRDEVQDLEKAGIRVIQIDEPAFREGLPLRKADWQAYLDWAVDCFRVSTSGVQDTTQIHTHMCYSEFNDIIESIAAMDADVITIETSRSNMELLEAFERFNYPNDIGPGVYDIHSPNVPDREWMIQLMNKAASRLDRKQLWVNPDCGLKTRQWPETRSALIEMVHAAQALRAAV, encoded by the coding sequence ATGGCATTGACACATAACCTGGGTTTTCCGCGTATCGGTGTAAAACGGGAACTGAAAAAAGCACTGGAAGCGTATTGGGCTGGTCAGTCCACTGAAGCGCAATTGCTTGAGACGGGACGGCAATTGCGCGAGCAACACTGGGCCATCCAGCAAGCAGCGGGCAATGCATTTGTGACGGTGGGCGATTTTGCCTGGTATGACCATATTCTGGAATGGTCCACCACGCTGGGCATTGTGCCGCCACGGTTCAGGCATCCCCGGAATGCGCCGGTTGATCTGGATACCTTATTCAGGATGGCGCGTGGCCGTGCCCCTGTCGGCGAGCCGGCAGCCGCATGTGAAATGACCAAATGGTTTGACACCAATTACCACTATATTGTGCCGGAACTGGCTGCGGATCAGACATTTTTCCTGGCGCGTGCCAGCCTGTTTGACCAGGTGGCCGAGGCTCAGGCGTTGGGTCACAAGGTTAAACCAGTCATTCCCGGGTTGCTCACCTATCTTAGGCTCAGCAAGGGTGAATCCTTTTCGAGTGCAGAAGATGAGCGCAAACTGGCGCTGGTTCCGCAGCTTGTGCAAGTCTATCGGCAAGTGCTGGCGCGCCTGGCCGAACAGGGCGTGCAATGGGTGCAGGTGGATGAGCCGGCGCTGGTGCTGGATCTGCCCGCGGCCTGGCAGGAAGCGTACCGTCAGGTGTATGCAGAGCTGGCGACAACACCCGTAAGCATTTTATTGGCAACGTATTTTGGTGATGTGGCCGACAATACCGATTTGCTTGCATCGCTGCCCGTTGGCGGGGTGCACTTTGATCTGGTACGCGGTCCGCAGCAACTGGCGCGCGTGCTGCCGGCCTGGCCTGCTGATCGCGTGCTGTCGGCCGGCGTGATCAGTGGTCGTGATGTATGGCGTACAGACCTGGATCAGGCCGCCGCATTGCTTGCACCGGTACAGGAACAATTGGGCGAGCGTCTGTGGCTGGCGCCGGCGTCTTCATTGCTGCACGTCCCGGTTGATCTGGCAGAGGAAACCCAGCTGGACGACGAAATAAAAAGCTGGCTGTCCTTTGCAGTGCAAAAGCTGGATGAGCTGAGGCTGCTTGCTGCGACCCTGAACGGCACGGTGAGCGCGGCGCAGGATGAGGCGCTGGCCCGGCAGCGCATCGCTTTGGCCGAGCGCAAAGTGTCGCAGCGGATTCACAATCCTGCGGTGGCTGCAAGGGTGGCGGGTGAGGCGTCGGTTGCACGCGAACGGTCGCCGTTTGCCGAGCGCATCAGTAAACAGCGCGAGGCGCTGGGATTGCCAGACTTTCCTACCACGACTATCGGTTCCTTTCCGCAAACCCCGGAAATTCGCAAGATTCGCCGTGACTGGAAAGCCGGTACCCTGAGCGACGCCAAATATGAAGAAGCCATTCGTGATGAAATTCGCGAGGTGGTCAAATTCCAGGAAGAGGCCGGCCTGGATGTCCTGGTTCACGGTGAGCCGGAGCGAAACGATATGGTGGAGTATTTCGGTGAGTTGCTGGCGGGCTTTGCATTTACGCAGAATGGCTGGGTGCAGAGTTACGGCTCGCGCTGCGTCAAGCCACCCATCATCTACGGCGATGTGGCACGTCTGATCCCGATGACAGTCGAGTGGACTGCATTTGCGCAGTCGCTGACCGACAAACCCATGAAAGGGATGCTGACTGGCCCGGTTACAGTACTGCAATGGTCATTTGTGCGTGAAGATCAGCCGCGTCAGGCAACCTGCCTGCAATTGGCACTGGCATTGCGCGATGAAGTGCAGGATCTGGAAAAAGCCGGTATCCGGGTTATTCAGATTGATGAACCCGCCTTCCGCGAAGGCCTGCCATTGCGCAAGGCCGACTGGCAGGCTTATCTGGACTGGGCCGTCGATTGTTTCAGGGTCAGTACTTCAGGCGTGCAGGACACAACGCAGATCCACACCCATATGTGCTACTCAGAGTTCAACGATATTATCGAATCCATTGCGGCAATGGATGCGGATGTGATTACGATTGAAACCTCGCGGTCAAACATGGAGCTGCTTGAAGCGTTTGAACGCTTTAACTATCCAAATGATATCGGGCCGGGTGTTTATGATATTCACTCACCCAATGTTCCGGACCGTGAATGGATGATTCAGTTGATGAACAAGGCGGCAAGTCGGCTGGATCGCAAGCAGTTGTGGGTCAATCCCGATTGCGGACTGAAAACCCGTCAGTGGCCGGAGACACGCAGTGCATTAATTGAAATGGTCCACGCCGCACAGGCATTGCGCGCTGCAGTGTAA
- a CDS encoding DUF2889 domain-containing protein — MSLGSSARKPIHTRSITMDSYLREDALWELEAHLVDVKSYDFPTKVGAMHKAGDPVHDMTIVLLVTQEGLITDVRAKYQAAPYNAACMAIEQAYRGLVGLHLLRQFRAAVRERFGRVDGCTHMSELVVLLPTVFVQSLSAQRREQAEKTGKRPFQLEGCHALAVTSPVVREHYPEWYVNPQEGGKRRARQ; from the coding sequence ATGTCTCTGGGTTCTTCGGCACGAAAGCCAATTCATACCCGCAGTATCACCATGGATTCCTATCTCCGGGAGGATGCACTCTGGGAGCTGGAAGCGCATCTGGTCGATGTCAAATCCTATGATTTTCCTACCAAAGTGGGTGCCATGCATAAGGCAGGCGACCCAGTGCACGATATGACTATCGTTTTGCTGGTCACGCAGGAAGGGTTGATCACAGATGTTCGGGCCAAATATCAGGCTGCGCCTTATAACGCCGCCTGTATGGCCATTGAGCAGGCCTACCGTGGTCTGGTCGGACTGCATTTGCTGCGTCAGTTCCGGGCTGCGGTGCGCGAGCGCTTTGGCCGTGTCGATGGCTGTACACACATGTCCGAGCTGGTCGTGCTGCTGCCTACAGTTTTTGTACAGAGCTTGTCGGCGCAGCGTCGTGAGCAGGCCGAGAAAACCGGAAAAAGACCGTTTCAGCTGGAAGGGTGTCACGCGCTGGCGGTCACTTCTCCTGTGGTCCGGGAGCATTATCCGGAATGGTATGTGAACCCCCAGGAGGGTGGTAAACGCAGGGCCCGGCAGTGA
- the sucC gene encoding ADP-forming succinate--CoA ligase subunit beta: protein MKIHEYQGKELLKKFGVTVPRGIPAFSVDEAVAAAEKLGGPVWVVKAQIHAGGRGKGGGVKLAKSIDEVRQLSSEILGMQLVTHQTGPEGQKVNRLLIEEGADIKKEYYVGIVTDRSSQRVCVMASSEGGMDVEEVAEKTPEKILKVFVDPAKGFTDDEARELARGIGVPDASVEKAAVEFQKLYQAYWDTDSSLAEINPLILTGSGDIIALDAKFNFDSNALFRHPEIVEYRDLDEEDPAEIEASKFDLAYIQLDGNIGCLVNGAGLAMATMDTIKLFGGEPANFLDVGGGATAEKVTEAFKIMLKNKEVKAILVNIFGGIMRCDVIAEGVIAACKAVNLSVPLVVRMKGTNEEMGKKMLAESGLPIISADTMAEAATKVVAAVK from the coding sequence ATGAAGATCCATGAGTATCAAGGCAAAGAGCTGCTGAAAAAATTCGGCGTGACGGTGCCTCGCGGCATCCCCGCATTTTCCGTAGATGAAGCGGTTGCAGCCGCAGAGAAGCTCGGTGGCCCGGTTTGGGTTGTCAAGGCGCAGATTCATGCTGGCGGCCGTGGCAAGGGCGGTGGCGTCAAGCTGGCCAAGTCCATTGACGAAGTGCGTCAGTTGTCTTCCGAAATTCTGGGCATGCAGCTGGTCACGCACCAGACCGGCCCCGAGGGTCAGAAAGTCAACCGCCTGCTGATTGAAGAGGGCGCGGACATCAAGAAGGAATATTACGTAGGGATCGTGACCGATCGCAGCAGCCAGCGCGTGTGCGTGATGGCGTCCAGCGAAGGCGGCATGGACGTTGAGGAAGTAGCGGAAAAAACACCGGAAAAAATTTTGAAAGTGTTTGTTGATCCTGCCAAAGGTTTTACCGATGATGAAGCACGCGAACTGGCACGTGGCATTGGTGTGCCGGATGCTTCCGTTGAGAAAGCAGCTGTTGAATTTCAAAAACTGTATCAGGCCTACTGGGATACGGACTCTTCCCTGGCTGAAATCAACCCACTGATTCTGACCGGCTCTGGGGATATCATTGCGCTTGACGCCAAATTCAACTTTGACTCAAACGCCTTGTTCCGTCACCCCGAAATCGTTGAGTACCGCGATCTGGACGAAGAAGACCCTGCCGAAATCGAAGCCAGCAAATTTGATCTGGCTTACATTCAGCTGGACGGCAATATCGGCTGCCTGGTCAACGGTGCCGGTCTTGCCATGGCCACTATGGATACGATCAAGCTGTTTGGCGGCGAACCTGCCAACTTCCTGGATGTGGGTGGTGGTGCGACCGCTGAGAAGGTCACCGAAGCATTCAAGATCATGCTCAAAAACAAGGAAGTCAAAGCGATTCTTGTGAATATTTTTGGCGGCATCATGCGCTGCGATGTGATCGCCGAAGGCGTGATCGCTGCCTGCAAAGCCGTTAACCTCTCGGTCCCTCTGGTTGTACGCATGAAGGGTACCAATGAAGAGATGGGCAAAAAAATGCTCGCCGAGTCCGGACTGCCAATCATCAGCGCCGATACCATGGCTGAAGCCGCGACTAAAGTCGTAGCCGCCGTTAAGTAA